The Niabella beijingensis genomic interval AAAATCAGAATTCGGGATTATATGGAGCTACTTTTTCCAGGTATTCCTTTGGGGTGATACCGGTGAACTCTTTAAACACTTTTATAAAATGGCTCTGATCGGCAAAGCCGCTGTTATAAGCCACATCTGTAAGCCGTAAGATCTTTTTCCGGTTTACCTGCTGAAAGGCAAACTGGAACTGGCAGATACGCCGGTAAAGATTGGGAGTAATTCCGATATTATTTTCAAACAACCGCTGAAAACTTCGTTCGGTAATATACAATTCCTGTTGCAGGTCGGTTAGTGCATAAAGACCGTTGGTCTGCATCAGGCGGCCGGTGGCAAATACCAGCTTTTCATTTCCAGGTCCGGCACCCCCGGCCAGCTTCACGATATAATCATCAATCAGACGCAACCGCTCTCCCAGCGATGCCGCTTCCAGCAGTTTTGCTTCCAGCTCCCGTTCACCAGCTTTCTTCAGCAGTTTAAGATCAGCAAAATCATCAGTGATTTCTTTTGGATTTATATTAAATAATTGCTTCAGGTATTGCGGGTAAAAAAAATAAGCAATAAAGCTAAAGCCCTCTTTCAATACCAGCTCCGCCGGTCTGATGGTTTGTCCATAAAGGGTGAGATGCCCTATTCTGTTCCCGTCCTTGGTTGCGGCCGCACTCTGAAAAATCAGCGTGGGAAATCCGTTGGCAAAAAGCGGGATCACAAAATCCTCGGCGGCGTTCACATCTTCGATCACCAGGATGCCGCTTACAAAATCCGACACCGGCTCCGGCGGTAAAAAGAATGCGGTTTTCATCGGATCAAAACTACATAAAATAAAGATGACGGATAAAATGTGGGCAGCGGATTTACTTACTAACGTTACCTGCTGCCGGTAAGCTTACCGGTTTTCCATAAGCGGTTTTGGCTGTTTCCGCGTTTCGCTTTAGATTCGCATTGCTTTACAGCAATTGTGATTGACTATTTCGGTATACCTCTTAACGGATCCTCAAATTTAACTACATATCAAACTATCAACAATGAGACAAATGCTCCGCGGCTATTGTTACGTGCTGTCCGTAATAACCGCACTCTTCCTCACTTTTACGGCACGCTCCCAAACGATCACGCCGGTTGAAACAGGAGGTTACTATACCGCCCTGGCAACAGACAAGGCCAATAACATTTACGTGACCCGGTATAACGGCACCAATTATGAAGTAGCAAAATATATAAATGGTACCGGCACTCCGCAGGTCATTTACAGCGGACTTGCTTTTAACAGTGTTGATTTTTCCTGGGGACTGGCCGTGGCCAGTAACGGTGATGTGTACATTGCAGCGTCCAATGTGGAGAACAGGGTGATCCGGCTTCCTTACAACAGCACCACCGGTAACTATGGTGCAGCTGTTACCTTTTTAAGCGGGAATTATTATTCTGCTCTTGCCATTGACGCGGATGATAACCTGTATACATTGGAATATGTTCTGGCGTCAGACGATTATGCTATTGTAAAATATCCCACAGGTCCTGCCAATCCGTCTGGTACACAGCTTTATCACGGGCTGTTTTATGGTCAATATCCTACCGGGTTGGTTATTGCACCCAATAAAGATATTTATGCCACTGACGGATTTGACAGTCAGGTCAGCAAGTTTGGAGCCGTTTATAAATTTACTGCAGCATCCAATTATACAAACCGGATAACAATTTCGAGCAATAATTACTCCAGTGCATTGGCACTCGACCCAGAAGGCAATCTTTATGTTTCGGAATACAACGGCAGTATTTTTGTATTAAACAAGTACTCCGGGGGTACAGGAACGCCCACCAAAATGGCAGACCTGCTGCTTGGCAGCAGCAATTTCTTTCCCTGGGGTATCGTAGCACTCAACAGCGGAAATCTTTATTTTGCCACCGGCGATGACAACCCGGGTATTGGCGGTGGACTCCTGCATTATCTGTTTACTCCTGCAGTACCGGCAAGTAATATCACCTTCAGCAATACCACTGCCACAGGCACCGCCATCGACTGGACAAACGGAAGCGGCAGCAGTCGTACGGTATTTATGGCAGCGGCAACTACCGGAACTCCCGCACCGGTTAACGGCACTACTTATACCCCGAATACCGCTTTCGGAAGCGGGTCGCAGATCGGCACCAGTGGCTGGTTTAGTATATATGAAGGTACTGGCAGCAATGTAACAGTGACAGGACTTACAGCCGGCACCACTTACCGGGTAATGGTGGTGGAAAACAATGGTGCTGCTTTTTACCAGGCGGGTACCGCTGCCAACAACCCGGCGAATATAACGGTGCTTAACCCGCTACCGGTAACGTTCGGGCCTATCAGTGCTATTTTGAAACACGACCGTTTGCAGGTGAACTGGAGCACGCTTGCTGAAAATAACAATGCCCATTTTGAGATACAGCTTTCTGCGGATGGCACTAATTTTCAAACCATCGGCCAGGTAGCTTCAAAAGCATCCGATGGTAACAGCAACCAGGAGCAACTGTACCAGTTTGAAAAAACAACTGCGCAGCTCCCGGTAACGGCTATGCTGCCCGCCGCAATCGCCCTGCTGATCGGCCTTGGAGCAGTTCGGCGTAGAAGGATACAACTGCTCATTGCCCTTGTGCTGATCATTGCAGCACCCGCCTGTACAAAAAACAGGGCTGCGCTGGAAAAAGATCAGCAAACCCGCTTAACGGTACGGATCATCCAGGTAGATAAGGATGGTACCCGCAATGTGTCAAAGACCGTTCAGGTCGTTCGGGATTGATCCGACATCTTTCTACTTTACTCAGGCCGGGACAATATTCCGGCCTTTTGTTTTGCATCGCCTGATGCGTCCTTCCGAAACTTTTTTTCAGCTTTTTAAATAAAATATTCTACAATTTTTGTTGGATTTGAATTTTTCCCTAATTTCACCCCGGTGTTTTTCATAGGTTAGCAACGGCCAGCTCTTTTCAGGGCAGGCCTTTTTTCTTTTCCGGACTGGTTCTCACACATTTGTAATGTTAATCGATTGCATTTTCTTGTAATTTTTCCGTATTTCGAAACTATCACGCAGCCGCTCACTGCTACATTTGCAAAAATTTTGGATCCCCTGCATGAAGAAGGTATTTATACTTGGTGCCAGCCTTTCCATCGGTGTTATGGCTGCTGCACAATCCGTTACGATACAAGGTGCTGTAAAAAAACAAGACGGACCCGTTCCTTTTGCCACCCTCTCGGTAAAAGGCACGGCAAAAACCACCACCGACCAGAGTGGACATTACCAGCTGGTGCTGGACAACGCCGGTCCCATACAACTGGAAGCCACTGCTGCCGGTTATCTGCCGCAAACCATCAAAATACCGGTCCTTACACAGGATACCCTGATCGACTTTGAACTCTCCATCGGGGAAAACAGTCTTGAGGAAGTGATCATTTCTGCCACACGCCGCCCGCAGGACATTCGCAATGTGGTGGCTTCCGTAAGCGTGATCAATCACGCCACCCTCCAAAAAGAGATCGCGCTTACCCCCGACCCCAGCACCATCCTGGCCAACCAGGTACCGGGCTTTGGTCCGACAGCGCAAACCGGCAATAATGTAGGACAGAACCTGCGCGGACGCCCCATGCTGGTAATGATCGACGGTGTCAGCCAATCCTCCCCCCTGCGCAATGCAGAGGTGGACCTGCGTTCGATTGACCCCGGTGTGTTGCAGCAGATAGAAGTGATCAAAGGAGCTACCGCTATTTATGGTAATGGTGCGGCAGGTGGGCTGGTGAACTACACGACCCTGGTACCTGATACCGCCGACCGCTTTGCCGGTAAAACACAGCTGAACCTCAACGGCTCTGTGGTGAACCTGAAGAACTCCGCAGGTGGCCGCATCAGCCAGCAGTTCTATGGCAAACTGAATAAATTCGATTACGTAGTAAGCGGTATGTATGAGCAAACAGGAGAATATAAAGATGCCGACGGCGATGTGGTTGGCCCTAATTACAGCCTGGGTGAAACAGACAGCTATAATGCTTTTGCCAAGCTGGGCTACACCCCCGCCGCCAACCAGCGCATACAAGTCACTTATAACTTATACAGCAGCTTACAGAACAGCAATTTCACCCTGGTGAACGGCGACATCGCCAACGGTAAGAAGGCTACCGGCGTGCTGGGCAAGCCCGCAGGCATCCCCACCGGTGTAAAATACAATCATAACCTGCATCTGATGTATACCATCGACAGCCTGTTTAAAAATACCAGTCTTACCGCAGATGCTTATTATGAAATCCGGAAGGATATCTTTTATGTATCCCTGGGCCGCTTTGATGGCGGCGACGGACAATCACTGGCAACCAACGATAAAAAAGGAGCGCGTCTGTTTTTGCACACGCCCGTGGTACAAAGTACCGCGGCTATTGCCAATCTCTCATATGGATTTGATTTTTTAAATGACAAGACAGCCCAGCCCCTGGTGGATGGCCGCACCTGGGTACCTACGATGGACATGAACAACCTGGCACCCTTTGTGCAGGCCGATGCCACCCTGTTCCGTCACCTCATTGCAAAAGCGGGCTTCCGTTATGAAAAAGTAGCCATTCATGTAGATGACTACCAGACACTGCGCATTACCGGAGCCAACGGCACTACGGTAACTCCCTCTTTTGCCGTAACCGGCGGTGCTTTAAAGTATGATGCACGTCTGTTCAATGCCGGGCTGAAGTATAATAAATGGGCTTTTTTTAGCCCGTATGTAAGTTTCTCGCAGGGCTTTTCCGTAATGGATATCGGTCTCGCACTGCGGGATGCCAAGGTAGACAATATCAGTAAGATCAATACCGATGCGGTACTGGTGAATAATTATGAAGCGGGGTTTGATACCCGCATCCGCAACCTGCAACTGACTGTATCCGGTTATACCAGCACTTCCAAACTGGGTATTGAAGTGGTGTATGATCCGGCAACGGATCTCTTTAATACGGCACGCAGCCCGGAAAAGATCTATGGTTTTGAGGCCGCTGCGCAGTATACGGTATCCCCGCAATTACAGCTGGGCGCGTCCTACAGCTATACGGAGGGCAAGCGCGATATCAACGATAATGGCCAATACAATGATGATACCGATATGTACCTTAACGGACGTCGTATTGCCCCGCCCAAGATCACCGGTATGATCAGCTACACCCCCATTACCGACCTCAACTTTACCCTCTATTACACCGGCATCGGCTCCCGTAGCCGTTTTGATAAAAATGATAAGGGCGTCTACAACGGCAACGAGGGGGCGGTGAAAGCCTATAACCTGTTCAACCTGCTGGGCAGCTACGCGGTGAGCAAAAACACCCGCATTACGCTGGGCGTGGACAACCTGTTTAATGAAGACTATTTCCCTGCCCGCGCGCAATGGTTTATGCAGCCCGGGTTTTATTCCAAGGGCCGGGGCCGCTCGGTGAATGTCGGAGTGACGATTGGTTATTAGGAATACAGGTGCTACCGCCATCATATTTGACGACCGGATCTGTTTATACTCCGGACACGATGAAGCGCCGATTGGTACAGAAACTTATGTAGTGAACAACTGGCGGTGCTTTTCTTATACCGAATCTGATACATGGCAAAGAGCAGCCAGGCGCCACGATTTAGTCAGTACTGAGCTCAATGAAATTAATGTCCTGCTAATATTACTGTTCTGGAGGCCCCTGTAGTATTCGCATTGGATACGGCGAGATTGGTGAGACATGCAGGTACCCGTATGAACCGTTCCTATGGCACTCACCTGCTCTTTTAGTATGTTTGGCCGCCGGAATAAATTCCGAAGTAAAAATCCTGGAAGTGTTACAACACACATCAACCGTCTGCCGCCACCTATTGAGAAGCTAAAGAGTGCGACGCAAGACCGCCGCCATGAGCACTAAAGCCCGGACAATAAAAAAAATAAAAACATTTTAAACACATCTTCCGCCTTTTGCCGGGCTGAACTATCTTTTTGCTTCCTCTGACAACCTTTTTTGTTATAAAATATTTGCAACAGCAGATCCTGTACCCCTCCAACCCCTGCAATAAAAACGCTGATATAAAGGTGTTTACAAAAATCATCCATCAACCACCCTGCCCCCCCGGTCGCCATGATCTCATCAGACAGGCCACCTAATAGCATCAGATTTTGATGAATAATCCTAATTTTAATAACATGACCTTTTATCAACAGGAAATAAACCGGATCCGGAGCACCGTTTATTCAAATGACGCGCACCTGATCGCTGTGATACGGACCCGGCGCTTTATCAATGATAATTTTGAAAAGGAGTTGAATTTGGAACAACTGGCGCAGGCCGGTCTCACCTCAAAGTTCCATCTGCTGCGGCTTTTTAAAAAGTATTACGGTCAAACCCCCAAACAATACCTCACGCATAAGCGCATCGTACAATCGATAGCCTGCCTTAAGGGAGGCATGACGGTGACCGATACCTGCTTTTCAGTGGGATTTGAATGTCCGAGCTCTTTCAGCACACTGTTCAAGCAGAAAACAGGATTGCCTCCGGCCGAATTTCAAAAAAAGCAATTTTCGCAAAGTGTATTAACCCCCATTTGAGGAACTTGCCGCTTTAATTTTAAATCATAGAAAATGAGAGTAAAAGTTATAAGCATCCCCGTACAGGACCAGCAAAAGGCCTTGGATTTTTATACCGGCAAACTGGGTTTTATAAAAAAACATGATGTGCCACTGAGCGGAAACGACCGGTGGCTGACCGTAGTAGCCAAAGAAGAACCGGACGGAGCAGAAATATTACTGGAACCCAGTCCCAACCACCTGGAAGCAGCCAGCACCTACCAGAAAGCATTGTTTAACGCCGGTATCCCTTATACCCAGTTTGATGTGGACAACGTAGAAGAAGAATACCAGCGGCTGACCGGCCTGGGTGTTGCCTTTAGTGTAAAACCGACGGAAATGGGCACGGTTAAGATTGCGGTACTTGATGATACCTGCGGCAATCATATACAACTGGTGGAAATGTTATAAAGCTTCCTCATTTCAGGCAGAGCTCACAGGGCGTGCGACTTAAAATCCACAACAGAATCCGGTGATATTCCACCTGTGGTATTTTCAGCAAAGTTCTTTTGCAGACGGTCTCCGTCAGGGGAGAAATACCTGAGTGTTGGAATTGTTATTTCAAATTTATCTTCTATAACAAACCGTTCCTTCCGGAGCGCCTCCCCTGCAGTTTTGGTTCCGATCAGCAAACCTCTTTTCCAGCTTTTAATAGCCGCGCAAATGACTTCGCTCGCGCCGGAGGTTAAGTTATCGACCAGGAGTTCCAGCCGGCCTTCCTCATACAGACCGGGTCGCTGCGCTCTGAATTCCTGTGTTGAAGTATGTATACTTTTAGCATATGCTATTAGTTTATCACCTGATAAAAATTCATCGGCAATCCGGATCGCGGCATCATAGTTATCACCAGCGGTTCCACGCAGATCAAGAACCACCCTTTCAACTTTCGGTGAAACTGCAGCATCCAGTTCTTTTGCGAATTTCGAATAGATATCAGCAGAAATTGCTGAAGGTTTTAGGTATATTGATACACTATCCAGATTGCATCTTACAACCTGAACCGGAATCATGAGTTCCGCGCTATGTTTTATTTCTGTAATTGCTGCCGAACTGTCCAGTTGCGCCAATATCTTATTCACCACTTCCATCCGGAGCGCATCACTTTTTACAGGAGTTAAAGAATGGTTTTCGAGTGTATCAAATAGATCCATCGGAATAGAAGTTATTTGAGACCGCCAACTGATATTATACCCGATGATCGCTCCCAATAATATTACAGGCAGAAAAACCATCCCGAACCGGAAAAGATTGCGCATAAACTCAAATTAGAATTCAAGGTACAAAAATGAGATGATCCGGCAAGCGACAGCGCGGGTGCGCTGCTATGACCTTTACGCTGCTATCACTTCGTTAAGATCAATATTAACAATTCTCCTTTTATAAATGGCTTAATTTAGAGTGGAAAATCTTAATAACTAAATTCAAAACACTGACACTTATGAAAGGGAAACTTTTGTTTTGCTTAACGTGTATGTTTCTTTTACATACAACCATCCTGTTCAGTCAGCCGGCTGAAGTAAGGCATCTTTTGGATACCACTATTACATTAATGCAAAAAAATGCATTGAATGGGCAAAAGGTCGACTGGAATAAAATACGCAGGCAAGCATATGCAATATGCCAAAAAAGTAACGGCATGTATGAAGCCGGAAATGCATTCAGATATTTGTTCCAGTCTGTCAATGACGATCACGGTATGTTCTACTACAAGGACAGCGTATTCCGATGGGAAAGACATTCAGCACCTATCTCCGACTCCGTACAAAACGAATGGAATAAAAGAAGCGGAATTAAAACCGCCATATTTGAAAATGCGGTAGGATATCTTCGTGTTCCTTCTATGCCATTTTCAGGAAAAGAAGAGGCAGATAAACAAGCCCAGCAATTGAATGACAGCCTTTGCTATCTGCTGGCTCAGAACATTAAAGGATTAATCATCGACTTAA includes:
- a CDS encoding S41 family peptidase yields the protein MRNLFRFGMVFLPVILLGAIIGYNISWRSQITSIPMDLFDTLENHSLTPVKSDALRMEVVNKILAQLDSSAAITEIKHSAELMIPVQVVRCNLDSVSIYLKPSAISADIYSKFAKELDAAVSPKVERVVLDLRGTAGDNYDAAIRIADEFLSGDKLIAYAKSIHTSTQEFRAQRPGLYEEGRLELLVDNLTSGASEVICAAIKSWKRGLLIGTKTAGEALRKERFVIEDKFEITIPTLRYFSPDGDRLQKNFAENTTGGISPDSVVDFKSHAL
- a CDS encoding helix-turn-helix domain-containing protein, yielding MTFYQQEINRIRSTVYSNDAHLIAVIRTRRFINDNFEKELNLEQLAQAGLTSKFHLLRLFKKYYGQTPKQYLTHKRIVQSIACLKGGMTVTDTCFSVGFECPSSFSTLFKQKTGLPPAEFQKKQFSQSVLTPI
- a CDS encoding VOC family protein, coding for MRVKVISIPVQDQQKALDFYTGKLGFIKKHDVPLSGNDRWLTVVAKEEPDGAEILLEPSPNHLEAASTYQKALFNAGIPYTQFDVDNVEEEYQRLTGLGVAFSVKPTEMGTVKIAVLDDTCGNHIQLVEML
- a CDS encoding TonB-dependent receptor, giving the protein MKKVFILGASLSIGVMAAAQSVTIQGAVKKQDGPVPFATLSVKGTAKTTTDQSGHYQLVLDNAGPIQLEATAAGYLPQTIKIPVLTQDTLIDFELSIGENSLEEVIISATRRPQDIRNVVASVSVINHATLQKEIALTPDPSTILANQVPGFGPTAQTGNNVGQNLRGRPMLVMIDGVSQSSPLRNAEVDLRSIDPGVLQQIEVIKGATAIYGNGAAGGLVNYTTLVPDTADRFAGKTQLNLNGSVVNLKNSAGGRISQQFYGKLNKFDYVVSGMYEQTGEYKDADGDVVGPNYSLGETDSYNAFAKLGYTPAANQRIQVTYNLYSSLQNSNFTLVNGDIANGKKATGVLGKPAGIPTGVKYNHNLHLMYTIDSLFKNTSLTADAYYEIRKDIFYVSLGRFDGGDGQSLATNDKKGARLFLHTPVVQSTAAIANLSYGFDFLNDKTAQPLVDGRTWVPTMDMNNLAPFVQADATLFRHLIAKAGFRYEKVAIHVDDYQTLRITGANGTTVTPSFAVTGGALKYDARLFNAGLKYNKWAFFSPYVSFSQGFSVMDIGLALRDAKVDNISKINTDAVLVNNYEAGFDTRIRNLQLTVSGYTSTSKLGIEVVYDPATDLFNTARSPEKIYGFEAAAQYTVSPQLQLGASYSYTEGKRDINDNGQYNDDTDMYLNGRRIAPPKITGMISYTPITDLNFTLYYTGIGSRSRFDKNDKGVYNGNEGAVKAYNLFNLLGSYAVSKNTRITLGVDNLFNEDYFPARAQWFMQPGFYSKGRGRSVNVGVTIGY
- a CDS encoding helix-turn-helix transcriptional regulator, producing MKTAFFLPPEPVSDFVSGILVIEDVNAAEDFVIPLFANGFPTLIFQSAAATKDGNRIGHLTLYGQTIRPAELVLKEGFSFIAYFFYPQYLKQLFNINPKEITDDFADLKLLKKAGERELEAKLLEAASLGERLRLIDDYIVKLAGGAGPGNEKLVFATGRLMQTNGLYALTDLQQELYITERSFQRLFENNIGITPNLYRRICQFQFAFQQVNRKKILRLTDVAYNSGFADQSHFIKVFKEFTGITPKEYLEKVAPYNPEF
- a CDS encoding S41 family peptidase, translating into MKGKLLFCLTCMFLLHTTILFSQPAEVRHLLDTTITLMQKNALNGQKVDWNKIRRQAYAICQKSNGMYEAGNAFRYLFQSVNDDHGMFYYKDSVFRWERHSAPISDSVQNEWNKRSGIKTAIFENAVGYLRVPSMPFSGKEEADKQAQQLNDSLCYLLAQNIKGLIIDLRINGGGAMYPMILGVQQLLPKGKIGSFTGRSNETWYLKENNFLLDSAILASITPKCSNAKVALPVAVLINGATGSSGEFFAIALKVIKNRIFIGEPTAGYATGNIGLQINKEASLLIASSYGRDANETIYKGIIQPDISIISPDSFNDLKKDEKVKAAIKWIKNQMN